In Aliarcobacter faecis, a genomic segment contains:
- a CDS encoding MBOAT family O-acyltransferase: protein MLFNSYEFIFAFLPIVFIVYFYLNSKRMVLGAKIWLVLASLFFYSYWNIIYLPLILLSIFVNYGVGISLVNSDKIRKLSSKTILTFGIVFNLGLLGYFKYTDFFLENFNGIFETNIPLPHIILPLGISFFTFTQIAFLVDAYKKEAKEYNIFNYMLFVTYFPHLLAGPILHHKEMMPQFASKYNYIKNYRNIALGLFIFSIGLFKKVVIADTFAVWANAGFDTATTLNLIEAWATSLSYTFQLYFDFSGYTDMAIGISLMFNIKLPINFNSPYKALSIQDFWRRWHMTLSRFLRDYLYIPLGGNRKGNIRTYVNLITTFLLGGLWHGAGWTFIIWGLLHGIALAIHRFWQSLGFRMNKILAWFITFNFINITWIFFRAKDFESAMKVLSSMFSLNNIVLPEKYFKFLSQYNEIYFRFGEVYDNILGKSNTTVFIIVGFIIVLAFKNSMENMINFKANYFNLFLSFSFIIYCIFQLNKISEFLYFNF from the coding sequence ATGCTATTTAATAGTTATGAATTTATATTTGCATTTTTACCAATAGTATTTATAGTTTACTTTTACTTAAATAGTAAAAGGATGGTTTTAGGTGCAAAGATATGGTTAGTATTAGCAAGTTTATTTTTCTATAGCTATTGGAATATAATATATCTACCATTAATATTATTATCAATATTTGTGAACTACGGAGTAGGGATAAGTTTAGTGAATAGTGATAAAATAAGAAAATTATCTTCAAAAACTATTCTTACTTTTGGGATAGTATTTAATCTAGGATTATTAGGATATTTTAAATATACAGATTTTTTCTTAGAGAACTTTAATGGGATATTTGAGACAAATATTCCTCTACCACATATAATACTTCCTTTAGGGATTAGTTTTTTTACTTTTACCCAAATAGCATTTTTAGTAGATGCTTATAAAAAAGAGGCTAAAGAGTATAATATATTTAACTATATGCTCTTTGTAACATATTTTCCACATTTACTAGCTGGTCCAATTTTGCATCATAAAGAGATGATGCCACAATTTGCTTCTAAATATAACTATATAAAGAATTATAGAAATATAGCATTAGGACTTTTTATATTTTCTATAGGATTATTTAAAAAAGTAGTAATAGCAGATACATTTGCAGTATGGGCAAATGCTGGATTTGATACAGCAACAACATTGAATTTAATAGAAGCATGGGCAACATCTTTATCATATACTTTTCAATTATATTTTGATTTTTCAGGATATACAGATATGGCAATAGGTATAAGTTTGATGTTTAATATAAAACTTCCTATTAACTTTAATTCACCATATAAAGCATTATCTATTCAAGACTTTTGGAGAAGATGGCATATGACTTTAAGTAGATTTCTTAGAGATTATTTATATATACCGCTTGGAGGAAATAGAAAAGGGAATATTAGAACATATGTAAATCTAATAACAACATTTTTATTAGGTGGACTATGGCATGGAGCAGGATGGACATTTATAATTTGGGGATTGCTACATGGTATAGCATTAGCAATACATAGGTTTTGGCAAAGCTTAGGATTTAGAATGAATAAAATCTTAGCATGGTTTATAACATTTAACTTTATAAATATAACATGGATATTTTTTAGAGCAAAAGATTTTGAGAGTGCAATGAAAGTATTAAGTAGTATGTTTAGTTTGAATAATATAGTATTACCAGAGAAATATTTTAAATTCTTAAGTCAATATAATGAGATATATTTTAGATTTGGAGAAGTATATGATAATATATTAGGGAAAAGTAATACAACAGTGTTTATCATTGTTGGGTTTATTATTGTTCTTGCTTTTAAAAATAGTATGGAAAATATGATTAATTTTAAAGCAAATTATTTTAATTTATTTTTATCTTTTAGTTTTATAATATATTGTATTTTCCAATTAAATAAAATCTCTGAATTTTTATATTTTAATTTTTAA